One genomic region from Leifsonia sp. Root1293 encodes:
- a CDS encoding DivIVA domain-containing protein: MSTTFPRAGRGKPGYNVDQVEAFLAEARVAYDADPTTATLVADDIRRTAFSMQKGGYSTQHVDAALERLEDAFAARERDRALQEAGNEEWYREARQTAQVILNRLAREKGHRFQRTSLLTEGYSVADVDKFAAKLTRYFQDGYALTVDDVRTAVFRPQRGGYREAQVDIVLDSVVDVMLAVR, from the coding sequence GTGAGTACCACCTTCCCCCGCGCCGGTAGAGGCAAGCCCGGCTACAACGTCGACCAGGTCGAGGCGTTCCTCGCGGAAGCGCGCGTCGCCTACGACGCCGACCCGACGACGGCGACGCTGGTGGCCGACGACATCCGTCGCACTGCATTCTCGATGCAGAAGGGCGGCTACTCGACGCAGCACGTCGACGCGGCACTGGAGCGGCTCGAGGATGCCTTCGCGGCACGCGAGCGGGACCGGGCATTGCAGGAGGCTGGGAACGAGGAGTGGTACCGCGAGGCTCGCCAGACCGCGCAGGTCATCCTCAACCGGCTCGCCCGCGAGAAGGGACACCGGTTCCAGCGCACCAGTCTCCTCACCGAGGGATACAGCGTCGCCGACGTCGACAAGTTCGCGGCCAAGCTCACGCGGTACTTCCAGGACGGCTACGCGCTGACCGTCGACGACGTGCGCACCGCCGTCTTCCGTCCGCAGCGCGGCGGCTACCGCGAGGCCCAGGTCGACATCGTGCTCGACAGCGTCGTCGACGTCATGCTGGCGGTTCGGTGA
- a CDS encoding lytic transglycosylase domain-containing protein produces MGRHSGVLVPVKTAVAVATPMKRPAPVRPRSRSRAALFVFAFAASAAFVLVNVVDPYSGATASPYFRVPQAYDPSDVQALDVAGEYEVTIQRDGYDVMAKPEPEPVIIEPAAVEEEAGSSWAPPAGDPDPGSAQAIALDMVHARGWGDGEFGCLVALWDRESGWNVYASNSSSGAYGIPQALPGSKMGSAGGDWETNPATQIAWGLGYIGDRYGSPCGAWAHSEDAGWY; encoded by the coding sequence GTGGGTAGGCATTCCGGAGTACTCGTCCCCGTCAAGACCGCTGTCGCGGTGGCGACACCGATGAAGCGACCCGCCCCGGTCCGTCCCCGCTCCCGGTCTCGCGCGGCACTCTTCGTCTTCGCCTTCGCCGCCAGTGCGGCTTTCGTCCTCGTGAACGTGGTCGACCCGTACTCGGGCGCAACAGCATCCCCCTACTTCCGCGTGCCGCAGGCGTACGACCCATCCGACGTGCAGGCTCTCGACGTCGCCGGCGAGTACGAGGTGACGATCCAGCGAGACGGCTACGACGTCATGGCCAAGCCCGAGCCTGAGCCCGTGATCATCGAGCCGGCTGCCGTCGAGGAGGAGGCGGGTTCGAGCTGGGCTCCTCCCGCAGGAGATCCCGACCCCGGATCGGCTCAGGCGATCGCCCTCGACATGGTGCACGCCCGCGGCTGGGGCGACGGCGAATTCGGCTGTCTCGTGGCCCTGTGGGACCGCGAGTCCGGCTGGAACGTCTACGCCAGCAACAGCTCGAGCGGAGCCTACGGAATCCCGCAGGCGCTTCCGGGCTCGAAGATGGGCAGCGCCGGCGGCGACTGGGAGACCAACCCCGCCACCCAGATCGCCTGGGGACTCGGCTACATCGGCGACCGCTACGGCAGCCCCTGCGGTGCGTGGGCGCACTCCGAGGACGCCGGCTGGTACTGA
- a CDS encoding alpha/beta hydrolase — protein sequence MTDTATQEIRGGIDLPAVREDIELRTSDGLRLVGELALPLDRPPVATLVTLHPLPTHGGFMDSHILRKAAGRLPALADLAVLRFNTRGTTSPRGTSDGAFGDGVTESEDVAAAMDFVAERGLPHPWLVGWSFGTELALKHGLEHPIEGVILLSPPLRRTSPAELARWAGSGHPMVALVPEHDDFLQPPEALEKFAAVPEAEVIGVDDAKHLWVGETQTRRVLDEIVRVVNPAALPLPTRWPAD from the coding sequence TTGACAGACACCGCGACGCAGGAGATCCGTGGAGGCATCGACCTTCCGGCCGTCCGTGAGGACATCGAGCTGCGCACGAGCGACGGGCTGAGGCTCGTCGGCGAGCTCGCGCTGCCGCTCGACCGCCCGCCGGTGGCGACGCTCGTCACGCTGCATCCGCTGCCCACCCACGGCGGCTTCATGGACTCGCACATCCTGCGCAAGGCTGCGGGACGACTGCCGGCACTGGCCGACCTCGCCGTGCTCCGCTTCAACACCCGGGGGACGACGTCGCCCCGGGGCACGAGCGACGGCGCCTTCGGCGACGGCGTGACCGAGAGCGAGGACGTGGCAGCGGCGATGGACTTCGTGGCCGAGCGCGGCCTGCCGCATCCGTGGTTGGTGGGCTGGTCGTTCGGAACGGAGCTCGCCCTGAAGCACGGCCTGGAGCATCCGATCGAAGGCGTCATCCTGCTCTCCCCGCCGCTGCGTCGGACCAGTCCGGCCGAGCTGGCCCGTTGGGCGGGCAGCGGACACCCGATGGTCGCCCTCGTTCCCGAGCACGATGACTTTTTGCAGCCGCCCGAGGCGCTGGAGAAGTTCGCCGCGGTTCCCGAGGCCGAGGTGATCGGCGTCGACGACGCGAAGCACCTCTGGGTGGGGGAGACGCAGACTCGCCGCGTGCTCGACGAGATCGTGCGCGTCGTGAACCCCGCCGCACTGCCGCTCCCGACGCGCTGGCCGGCCGACTAG